Proteins encoded in a region of the Orcinus orca chromosome X, mOrcOrc1.1, whole genome shotgun sequence genome:
- the NHS gene encoding actin remodeling regulator NHS isoform X2, with protein MPLACCMPKNAAVSNLDIESKLSVYYRAPWHQQRNIFLPATRPPCVEELHRHARQSLQALRREHRSRSDRREQRAAAPLSVVAPPLPAYAPAHSQRRRELKDRHFLTFNSTRSPSPTECCHMTPWSRKSHPPEDEDTDVMLGQRPKNPVHNIPSTLDKQTNWSKALPLPTPEEKMKQDAQVISSCIIPINVTGVGFDREASIRCSLVHSQSVLQRRRKLRRRKTISGIPRRVQQEIDSDESPVARERNVIVHTNPDPSNAVNRRSGTRDSECQTEDILIAAPSRRRIRAQRGQSIAASLSHSAGNISALADKGDTMFTPAVSSRTRSRSLPREGNRGGDAEPKAGAKPSAYEEGEPFVGDQERTLNDCSEAPSSPSAQEHQPALSLACSQHLHSPQHKLSERGRSRLPRMAADSGSCDISSNSDTFGSPIHCISTAGVLLSSHMDQKDDHQSSSGNWSGSSSTCPSQTSETIPPAASPPLTGSSHCDSELSLNTAPHANEDASVFVTEQYNDHLDKARGHRANSFTSTVADLLDDPNNSNTSDSEWNYLHHHHDASCRQDFSPERPKADSLGCPSFTSMATYDSFLEKSPSDKADTSSHFSVDTEGYYTSMHFDCGLKGSKSYVCHYAALGPENGQGVGVPPTLPDCAWQDYLDHRRQGRPSISFRKPKAKPTPPKRSSSLRKSDGNADISEKKEPKISSGQLLPHSSREMKLPLDFSNTPSRMENASLPTKQEPSWMNQSEHGIKEPQLDTPDVPPFKDEGAESTHYADLWLLNDLKTNDPYRSLSNSSTATGTTVIECIKSPESSESQTSQSESRATTPSLPSVDNEFKLASPEKLAGLASPSSGYSSQSETPTSSFPTAFFSGPLSPGGSKRKPKVPERKSSLQQPSLKDGVLSLGKDLELPIIPPTHLDLSALHNVLNKPFHHRHPLHVFSHNKQNAVGETLRSNPPPSLAITPTVLKSVNLRSISRSEEVKQKEGNNTDLPYLEESTLTMAALSPGTIRPHMTKKSLSRQYSTEDTILSFLDSSAVEMESDKLQLEKNRSFDVKNHCDPEMVTSAGTNLLDSSGTKDQIHMDSEPIPENTPSESCDFPAEGFQRVSAARPNDLDCKMLQCGAGPDGALAQVQKVSPVDREEAAYPVSVDVLTSQSNSPTRVTDISNQLKHQLGMSRHHDKVPGNISYEAEISTVNPCPEKYSEQENTASGISAKSASDNSGAAEETQGSVDEVSLKESSPSDDSVISPLSEDSQAEAESVFVSPNKPRTTEDLFAVIHRSKRKVLGRKDSGDMSVRSKSRASLGSSSSNSAGSVTSTNSNVTTPNSQRSPGLIYRNAKKSNTSNEEFKLLLLKKGSRSDSSYRMSATEILKSPILPKPPGELTAESPQSTHEAHQGAPGTEALSPLSPCSPRVNAEGFSSKNFATPASARVGRSRAPPAASSSRYSVRCRLYNAPMQAISEGETENSDGSPHDDRSSQSST; from the exons TTTAACAGCACCCGTTCGCCCTCCCCCACTGAATGTTGCCACATGACCCCATGGAGTAGAAAG TCCCATCCCCCGGAGGACGAAGATACAGATGTCATGCTAGGGCAGAGGCCGAAAAACCCAGTACACAATATCCCTTCCACACTGGACAAGCAGACCAACTGGAGCAAAGCACTACCTCTCCCGACGCCGGAGGAGAAGATGAAACAAGATGCCCAAGTGATTTCTTCTTGCATTATTCCCATCAATGTCACTG GAGTTGGTTTTGACAGAGAGGCTAGTATACGCTGCTCTCTTGTTCATTCACAATCCGTACTACAgcggagacgaaaactgagaaggaggaaaaccatcTCGGGTATCCCCAGAAGAGTCCAACAAGAAATAG ATTCTGATGAATCGCCCGTGGCCAGGGAAAGGAATGTGATTGTGCACACAAATCCAGATCCTTCCAACGCTGTCAATAGGAGGTCTGGAACCAGGGACTCGGAGTGCCAAACTGAGGACATTCTGATCGCTGCTCCATCCAGAAGGAGAATCAGAGCTCAGAGGGGTCAAAGCATTGCAGCTTCCCTTTCTCATTCTGCTGGCAACATTTCCGCATTGGCAGACAAAGGCGACACCATGTTTACTCCTGCAGTGAGCAGCCGCACAAGATCTCGGAGCCTTCCCAGGGAGGGCAATAGAGGTGGGGATGCTGAGCCCAAAGCTGGTGCTAAACCCTCAGCATATGAAGAGGGGGAGCCTTTCGTGGGAGACCAAGAAAGAACCCTTAACGATTGCAGCGAGGCCCCCAGCAGCCCGAGTGCACAGGAGCACCAGCCTGCTTTGAGCCTGGCCTGTTCTCAACATCTTCACAGCCCCCAGCACAAGTTAAGTGAGAGAGGGCGGTCACGCCTGCCCCGGATGGCTGCCGACTCTGGCAGCTGTGACATCTCCTCCAACTCGGACACCTTTGGGAGCCCCATCCACTGCATCTCCACGGCTGGCGTCCTCCTCAGCAGCCACATGGACCAGAAAGATGACCACCAGTCATCCAGTGGCAACTGGAGTGGGAGCAGCTCCACATGCCCCTCACAGACCTCAGAGACAATCCCTCCTGcagcctctcctcccctcactGGCTCTTCACACTGTGACTCGGAGTTGTCACTAAACACAGCCCCTCACGCTAATGAGGACGCCAGTGTCTTCGTGACAGAGCAGTACAACGACCACCTGGATAAAGCGAGGGGCCACCGAGCAAACTCCTTTACCTCCACTGTGGCAGATCTGTTGGATGACCCCAACAATAGCAACACGAGTGACAGCGAGTGGAATTACCTACACCACCATCACGATGCCTCCTGCCGCCAGGATTTTAGCCCTGAGCGTCCCAAGGCAGACAGCCTGGGCTGCCCAAGCTTCACGAGCATGGCCACTTATGACAGCTTTCTGGAAAAGTCTCCATCGGACAAAGCAGACACTAGCTCTCACTTTTCGGTGGACACAGAAGGATACTACACCTCCATGCACTTTGACTGTGGTCTCAAAGGTAGTAAGAGTTACGTCTGTCACTATGCAGCCCTGGGCCCAGAGAATGGCCAGGGTGTCGGGGTTCCTCCTACTCTTCCAGACTGTGCCTGGCAGGACTACTTAGACCACAGGAGACAGGGGAGACCAAGCATCTCTTTCAGGAAACCAAAGGCAAAGCCGACTCCACCTAAACGTAGCTCATCATTGAGGAAGTCTGATGGAAATGCAGACATTTCTGAGAAGAAAGAACCAAAGATAAGCAGTGGCCAGCTCCTGCCTCACAGTTCCAGGGAAATGAAGCTGCCTCTTGATTTCTCCAACACGCCTTCTCGAATGGAAAATGCCAGTCTGCCCACCAAGCAGGAACCTTCTTGGATGAACCAGAGTGAACATGGCATTAAGGAACCTCAGTTAGACACTCCAGATGTTCCACCATTCAAAGATGAAGGTGCTGAATCAACTCACTATGCAGACCTCTGGCTTCTAAATGACTTGAAAACAAATGATCCTTACAGATCTTTATCTAATTCAAGCACTGCTACGGGTACCACAGTTATCGAATGCATCAAATCTCCAGAGAGCTCGGAATCCCAAACATCCCAGTCGGAATCTAGAGccaccaccccctcccttccttctgttgACAATGAGTTTAAACTGGCTTCACCAGAAAAGCTGGCTGGCTTGGCATCTCCGTCAAGTGGCTACTCCAGCCAGTCTGAAACGCCAACGTCCTCTTTCCCTACAGCTTTCTTTTCTGGCCCATTGTCTCCTGGAGGtagcaaaagaaaaccaaaagtccCAGAAAGGAAATCCTCACTACAGCAACCCTCTTTAAAAGACGGAGTTCTATCACTGGGTAAAGACCTTGAACTTCCAATTATACCTCCTACCCATCTTGACCTAAGTGCTCTTCATAATGTCTTAAATAAACCATTCCACCACCGTCACCCATTGCATGTTTTCAGTCATAATAAGCAAAATGCAGTAGGAGAAACACTGAGGTCAAATCCTCCACCGTCTCTTGCAATTACACCAACAGTCCTGAAATCTGTCAACCTTAGGTCCATCAGTAGGTCTGAAGAAGTTAAGCAAAAAGAAGGCAACAATACAGATCTCCCCTACTTAGAGGAAAGCACTCTCACCATGGCTGCCCTGTCTCCAGGTACGATTAGGCCACATATGACTAAGAAATCACTATCACGTCAGTACTCCACTGAAGACACCATATTGTCCTTTTTAGACTCCTCTGCAGTTGAGATGGAATCAGATAAACTACAATTAGAAAAAAACCGTTCTTTTGATGTGAAGAATCATTGTGATCCAGAAATGGTAACCTCAGCTGGTACCAACCTTCTAGATTCAAGTGGCACAAAAGACCAAATACATATGGACAGTGAGCCTATTCCAGAAAACACACCAAGTGAAAGTTGTGACTTTCCCGCAGAAGGATTTCAGAGGGTCTCTGCTGCTCGCCCAAATGATTTGGATTGTAAAATGCTACAATGTGGAGCTGGTCCAGATGGAGCCCTAGCGCAGGTCCAGAAGGTATCTCCTGTAGACCGGGAGGAAGCTGCATACCCTGTGTCTGTGGACGTGCTCACATCTCAGTCCAACTCACCAACTAGAGTCACAGACATAAGCAATCAACTTAAGCATCAACTTGGGATGAGCCGCCACCATGACAAAGTGCCTGGGAATATCAGCTATGAAGCAGAGATATCAACTGTAAATCCATGCCCTGAAAAATATTCTGAGCAGGAAAATACTGCTTCAGGTATTTCAGCCAAAAGTGCCTCTGATAACAGCGGAGCAGCAGAGGAGACCCAAGGAAGTGTGGACGAGGTTTCGCTGAAAG AATCGTCACCGAGTGATGACTCTGTGATTTCACCACTAAGTGAAGACTCTCAGGCTGAAGCAGAAAGTGTGTTTGTGTCTCCAAATAAACCTCGAACAACGGAGGATTTAtttgcagtcattcacag GTCCAAGAGGAAAGTACTTGGAAGAAAAGATTCTGGGGACATGTCTGTTCGAAGTAAATCTAGAGCTTCCCTGGGCAGCAGTAGCAGCAACAGTGCTGGTTCTGTCACCTCAACCAACAGCAATGTGACCACCCCAAACAGCCAGAGGTCTCCTGGCCTCATCTACCGAAATGCCAAAAAGTCCAACACATCGAATGAAGAGTTTAAGCTACTACTCCTCAAGAAAGGCAGCCGCTCGGATTCCAGTTACCGCATGTCTGCTACTGAGATCCTGAAGAGTCCCATCCTGCCCAAACCTCCTGGGGAACTCACAGCCGAGTCCCCCCAAAGCACCCATGAGGCCCATCAGGGGGCACCGGGAACTGAAGCGCTGTCCCCCCTCTCTCCGTGCTCCCCACGGGTTAATGCAGAAGGTTTCTCCTCAAAGAACTTTGCCACCCCGGCATCGGCAAGGGTTGGACGTTCCCGGGCTCCCCCTGCGGCCAGCAGCAGCCGCTACAGTGTCCGCTGCAGGCTGTACAACGCGCCCATGCAGGCCATCTCCGAAGGCGAGACAGAAAATTCCGATGGGAGCCCACATGATGACCGATCCTCCCAGAGCTCAACATAG